The Zingiber officinale cultivar Zhangliang chromosome 9A, Zo_v1.1, whole genome shotgun sequence genome window below encodes:
- the LOC122018868 gene encoding protein translocase subunit SECA2, chloroplastic-like, giving the protein MTGTAKTEEKEFLKMFQMPVIEVPTNLPNIRCDLPIQAFATARGKWDYARAEVESMYQLGRPVLVGTTSVENSEYLSDLLKEQNIPHNVLNARPKYAAREAEIVAQAGRKYAITISTNMAGRGTDIILGGNPKMLAKEIVEDNLLPFMSQETPSGKTDMEQLSEQSFSKVRIGPSSLALVAKAAVISKHLCKSKGRDWSYKAAQSIISESIQMGQSLGIAELEKQLAEDPTIYPLNTMIGLAFLTVLKDCEAHCFNEGLEVKMLGGLHVIGTSLHESRRIDNQLRGRAGRQGDPGSTRFMVSLQDEMFQKFNFDTEWAVKLISKITNNEDIPIEGQTIVKQLLALQINAEKYFFGIRKSLVEFDEVLEVQRKHVYNLRQVILSGDSESCTDQIFQYMQAVVDEIVLGNSDPEKHPRNWNLGMLLDEFLQIGRSVLAESFAKVGEEDLLTSLEQIQRLHVVDVGNFSLPNLPLPPNTFRGIRKKISSLKRWLRICTDETTKKGRYQVTINLLRKYLGEFLIASYLEVVQDSGYDDSYIQEIEREVIVKTLDSFWRDHLINMNRLSSAVNVRSFGHRNPLEEYKIDGCRFFISMLSATRRLTVESLLNYWSSPMEAEELYAP; this is encoded by the exons ATGACTGGAACTGCTAAAACTGAA GAGAAAGAGTTCTTGAAAATGTTTCAGATGCCAGTCATTGAAGTTCCTACAAATTTACCCAACATTCGATGTGATTTACCTATTCAAGCTTTTGCT ACTGCACGTGGGAAATGGGACTATGCGAGGGCAGAAGTTGAATCAATGTATCAATTGGGTCGCCCTGTATTAGTTGGAACAACTAG TGTTGAGAATTCTGAATATCTATCTGATCTTCTTAAGGAACAAAATATTCCTCATAATGTTCTCAATGCGAGGCCAAAG TATGCTGCAAGGGAGGCAGAAATTGTTGCCCAAGCTGGTAGAAAGTATGCAATTACCATATCTACTAACATGGCAGGAAGAGGCACTGATATCATCCTTGGTGGTAATccaaag ATGCTAGCAAAAGAAATTGTAGAGGATAACTTGCTTCCTTTTATGTCACAAGAGACTCCTAGTGGCAAAACTGATATGGAGCAACTATCTGAACAG AGTTTCTCAAAAGTAAGAATAGGACCCTCATCGTTGGCTTTGGTTGCAAAGGCTGCTGTTATCT CAAAGCATTTGTGCAAAAGCAAGGGACGTGATTGGTCATATAAGGCGGCACAATCTATTATATCAGAGTCCATACAAATGGGCCAATCTCTTGGAATAGCAGAACTGGAAAAACAGTTAGCTGAAGATCCAACCATATATCCCCTTAATACTATGATAGGACTTGCTTTTCTCACTGTTTTGAAGGATTGTGAAGCACATTGTTTTAATGAAGGACTTGAAGTGAAAATGTTGGGTGGGCTTCATGTGATTGGGACATCATTACACGAGTCTCGCCGAATAGATAATCAA CTTCGTGGTAGAGCAGGGAGGCAAGGTGATCCTGGATCAACAAGGTTTATGGTTAG CTTACAGGATGAAATGTTCCAGAAGTTTAATTTTGATACAGAGTGGGCCGTGAAACTTATATCAAAAATAACAAACAATGAGGATATACCGATTGAAGGTCAAACTATTGTAAAACAG CTTTTGGCCCTTCAAATTAATGCAGAGAAGTACTTCTTTGGCATAAGAAAGAGCCTCGTGGAGTTTGATGAAGTTTTGGAG GTCCAGAGGAAGCATGTCTATAATCTTAGGCAAGTGATATTATCTGGTGACTCTGAAAGCTGCACTGACCAAATATTCCA GTACATGCAAGCAGTAGTTGATGAAATTGTCCTGGGAAATAGTGATCCAGAAAAG CATCCTAGGAATTGGAATTTGggaatgctcttggatgagttTCTTCAAATTGGCAGGAGCGTATTGGCTG AATCATTTGCAAAGGTCGGGGAGGAGGATCTACTGACATCTCTTGAACAAATTCAGAGGTTACATGTAGTGGATGTGGGGAACTTTTCTCTTCCAAACTTGCCTTTACCTCCAAATACTTTCAGAGGAATCCGCAAGAAGATTTCTTCATTGAAACGTTGGCTTCGTATCTGTACGGATGAGACGACTAA GAAAGGAAGATACCAAGTGACCATTAATCTTCTCCGCAAGTACTTAGGCGAGTTTTTGATTGCTTCCTATTTAGAAGTTGTACAAGACTCTGGTTATGATGATTCATACATTCAAGAAATCGAG AGAGAAGTTATAGTCAAGACATTAGATTCCTTCTGGAGGGACCATTTGATAAATATGAACAGGCTCAGCTCTGCG GTGAATGTTCGGAGCTTCGGGCATAGAAATCCACTGGAAGAATATAAGATCGATGGGTGCCGTTTTTTCATATCAATGCTCAGTGCAACTCGAAGATTGACTGTAGAATCATTACTTAATTATTGGTCATCTCCAATGGAGGCTGAAGAATTGTATGCACCATAG
- the LOC122021046 gene encoding uncharacterized protein LOC122021046 isoform X1, with the protein MSTMVESFGRMNLFASHSPPTTPSSHFEQRTQRPVPTFVFPSPGAASSRAPCRQAIKAACVQGEVFSVTSTKSDVDYLGESTKGDLNVNREHLEAFGFDGRASLDGSIEEIARVEAKEAEFALNALGIVVYSILQFYPSNYYAFIYL; encoded by the exons ATGTCGACGATGGTGGAGAGCTTCGGGAGGATGAACCTCTTCGCATCCCACTCGCCGCCGACGACGCCTTCCTCCCACTTCGAGCAGCGCACTCAAAGGCCGGTGCCCACTTTCGTTTTCCCCTCACCTGGCGCTGCGAGCTCCCGTGCTCCTTGCCGccaggcgatcaaggcggcttgCGTGCAAGGGGAGGTGTTCTCCGTCACTTCTACCAAATCAGATGTGGATTACCTGGGCGAGAGCACGAAAGGGGATTTGAATGTGAACCGGGAGCATCTCGAAGCCTTTG GATTTGATGGTCGAGCTAGCTTAGACGGCTCTATTGAAGAGATTGCAAGGGTAGAAGCTAAAGAAGCTGAATTTGCACTAAATGCTCTAGGAATTGTGGTATATTCTATTCTTCAATTTTATCCTAGTAATTATTATGCTTTTATCTACTTATGA
- the LOC122021046 gene encoding uncharacterized protein LOC122021046 isoform X2, translated as MSTMVESFGRMNLFASHSPPTTPSSHFEQRTQRPVPTFVFPSPGAASSRAPCRQAIKAACVQGEVFSVTSTKSDVDYLGESTKGDLNVNREHLEAFGNCVGVRNIVQEKRKKMQLCPN; from the exons ATGTCGACGATGGTGGAGAGCTTCGGGAGGATGAACCTCTTCGCATCCCACTCGCCGCCGACGACGCCTTCCTCCCACTTCGAGCAGCGCACTCAAAGGCCGGTGCCCACTTTCGTTTTCCCCTCACCTGGCGCTGCGAGCTCCCGTGCTCCTTGCCGccaggcgatcaaggcggcttgCGTGCAAGGGGAGGTGTTCTCCGTCACTTCTACCAAATCAGATGTGGATTACCTGGGCGAGAGCACGAAAGGGGATTTGAATGTGAACCGGGAGCATCTCGAAGCCTTTG GCAATTGCGTCGGTGTTAGAAATATTGTtcaagagaagagaaaaaaaatgcaaCTTTGTCCCAACTGA